The segment TTGAGATTTTTCCGTGGAGCTGGTGTGCCTCGGATGTTGGCTTGCAAAATGACGGACACACATAATGAAAACGAAACATCCGTTGAGCACGTGTCGTTGCCCACAACAATTTTCCGCGCAAATACACAAAAAGTTGAAAGCctctgtgacgtcaacatttgtaattatcttttttttttagtgcgcGCGCACGCGCCAGCCTTTTTGAGACTGGAACGTTGACGTCATAAGTTGCATAGCTCTATGGTTGCATCGCATCTTCTGATCCATAACGCAAACTCTGCAGAGGGACGAGCGCTGAGGTACGTACGCTCACGTTTTTACGCATCATAAGGAACAGTGCCTCCTTGAAGACTTCCTTGCACTCTTTCAATCTTTGACATGCTCTCTACTAAacgtaaaagagtgaaaaggcattCTTTGAAGCGCCATATAAGGGAACTCTGTTTCGCGTGgtactcttttagattgaagtttgcatctttttaaaagttatttttccACTCTGTTCTTGAGTGAGACCCCTCTAAGAGAGTGAACCACCACTCTTTTAACAGAgtcatatgagggacaactcgaaatgtagaatataggttgagttgtcggaacatagggatgtcggaacatagagATGTCGGAttatagagcagtcaccataTATTATGATAGTATAACTTGCCAAGCAGATAACTTCCACAAATTAAAAAGGCGACTTACCCAAATCAAATTGCTAAGACAACTTCCTAGAACTAATAAGAAGTCGACTTATTCTGATAATGTTTGTTGCCAACACGAGACTAAGCTTCCGTAGAGAAGTCATCTTCGAGAGGTAAATTATCACGATAAGTCGTCTTCTTAGTTTTAGGAAATAACGACTGTTGTACACATTTTGCAGGCAGCCTACTCTGCACATGTTCTCAAAAATTtagcatttttaatgaaaatgaacAACCGATGTCTTGTTTTTATTGTGCAAAAAGATAAGTCGCACAGAGGGAAACAAATGATGCTATAAAAATTAAACTATTAAACgcccgtttaaaaccggcagggtcgtggccgtgcgatcgAAGCCCGAGCAAAATTTCAGCTAAAATGAGCgatagggggtggggggggcaaTCTCCCGTGGCGTACAGAATCCACTCGGAGATTCTGTCACCGGACCgttgtgcgggggggggggggggacacgacAGAATTCCCTGTGACACGGGCATTCAATTTCACGCATTTCCCCTTGTCCACTCAAACTAGGGTTTCTCTAGTTGTTTGTGCATTTACTTTTTTTCGTCATCATTCAGAATCATTGGTCATTATTTCTACATTTAATGGGCATTCCAGAGACTACCGCCATTTATTATGTTACACCAACGATGTCGAAATTTGTACAAGACCAGCTTTGTAGAAAATCCGGAGTCGCGCCCTTACACCCCACCCCCATCGGTTGACGGtcggcccctgccaacaaatcCACAATCCAGCATCGGGAGATTTGTGTGATTAAAACTTTCTTTGAGTCTGAGAAGTTTATGTATAACAGCAGTTGATAGAAAATCTAtttctcttaaagacagtggacactattggtaattgtcaaagactagccttcacagttggtgtgaacaacatatttatgcataaaataacaaacctgggaaaatttgagctcaatcggtcatcgaacttgcgagataataaagaaagaaaaataacccttgtcacacgaagttgtgtgcgtttagatggttgatttcgagacctcaagttctaaatctgaggtatcgaaatcaaattcgtggaaaattacttctttctcgaaaactatggcacttcagagggagccgtttctcacaatgttttatactatcaacctctccccattactcgtcaccaagaaaggttttatgcagcagtggacactattggtaattactcaaaataattattagcttgtggtagacaaaattatttactcattaaccctctagtcactgcaccgcccgagtttctgaaaaccaatttttcaagattctcgaagctaatgacgatgaaatagtttagctcataccaattagtaaacacaaaggaaactgtatttattcatcattaatattgatattgtcgaaaactaacgccttagcatttaattagtttgagcattgagtcagataaaagccttgaaaagctattgtgtccattttatccttacaaaaaaatattcgagagccgattattgttcccaatgggaggttgtacttttatacaaacattaccgaaagggtaaaaaattgtgcataaatattaagctatcttttaaaaattgaactacgattccagttgtttactgcaagaatcttgaaaaattggttttcagaaactcgggcggtgcaagGACTAGAGGGTTAATTGAATTTACTGGGATTTATATAACAACACAACATTtgcaccggctcttttcagagccaacactcccacaaaagatgTTTACACATATCCCCAAAAGTTTGctatgtatacaaaataataacaaaaagaaCTGAGGAGAAACTGTCAATATATTGATGGTTTCTCTTCAGTTATTATGTAATTATTTTGCATTCTCTCCTTGGAAAAAGCCAATAGTAAACcgtttttgaaacaattatttaaacacTGTTTTATCAAAACGTGACACTTTTTGGCTGCAGGTGATTAAAATTGCTTCTTACTAGTTGCATGAGTTAGGATCACTCCTTGAGAAAGGCACTGAAAAACCGTGTCcgaaacaattatttcaaaacggCTTCCTTAAAACGTGACATGTTTGGCTGCATAGGCTAAAAATTGCTCCTTCTTCTTGAAAACAGtgacaaaattgtgtgtttttcacACGAGCATTTCTCTTATTGAACAGCGAAAATGTCAAGAGAAAATGTATGGGCATTGGGTTATTAATTTGCCTGCTTTCCTGACTCTGTCATACTCATCGTGCTCGATTGctcccaaaaaataataatggataTTTAATTACAAACCGGGCCAAAGACAGGCGCTGTAAGCATGGTTCTGGTCCAAGAGCGACAATGCGGTTAAATTGGGCGAAAGTTTTGACCTTAACTAATGAACAACGCAATAAtataacacaaaataattggtgTTCTCTTACCTACTGTTCGACCTTAAACACAATCGCACGGTGGCTGACTTTTTTTTATCGTTAAATTTAAAGACgttggaaactattggtaattactaaaaaatagttattagcataaaaaactaacttggaaacgtgcagtggagagctgttgatggtataaaacattgtgagaaacggctcctgcTGAagtaactaataataataataaactacagcatttataaggcgcactttactgaaaaagaggaacattcaaaggcgccggtcaagttttgtcaagatgttggaaagcaagcaagaacaagtgtgttttgagtttctactggaagagagtgatgttgtgtatgtctgaggtattccggaagtgagttccagagtctaGGTGCTATGTTGGAGTAAGCCAGGCGAGTTCGAGGAACATGGAGCGCATTGCTGATAGATCTTAGACCTGGTCTAGTTGATccatgtaacgtagtttttgagaaagaaattatCGCAAAGTTGTTTTTGTGGATGGTTAATAAAAGACAAGGTTTTACGTTGAAATCTCTCAAAGCGAGATGTTTATACCTTTAAGTATGTAAGCCACCACGCCCCCGTTTTCTTGATGGCTGTCAGCGTTCCATACTGACCTCGTATAGCGAGGAGTGCACGCTCAAGTGGCTCGGTTTGTTGACTGTTGGCAGACTCCTGTGCCATGTCTTCATCTAACATTATTACCTTTTGTTAAGTAATTACAGCAAACAAACTGCAATGGCAGGTTGCTGTTTGAGTCTCGTTTTACTGTTTACTCTTGTGATAGTATCAGTTTCAAATGGCACTTTTGATGGGTTGGTAAAGCATACCATTGAGTCCACACCGTTTTGGTGTGTCGTTGTTGATTTCGTCTTAACCGGAAATGTCTACAAGAACGAAACATTCCCGAGACAGAAGATCTGCAAAAGGGCATGTCACACCGACCCGAAATGTATCTCTATAAATTTCCAACTGAGAGGAGGGCAGTGTGAGTTTAGCAGCGCTAACCACGCTAACAGCTCTGGTGGATTGAGTGGAAAGAGTGGGTGGATCTACATTTACAATTCACGCAGGGTAAGTCAAAgtgttaaaacattttgagttaATCGGATAGATTAACTTTCAACTCAAGAACATCATTGTCATTTAAAGACGCAGGCTAGTGCTGTCGTCATGACGAAACTAAACATTCGCGCGCCACGACAAGTCACCAGTCCAGGGGATGCACCCAACTAAATCAACGCCCATACTAGCAAACAGTGCAATGCTGaatataaacaataacaaatacttAGAATTCTCACAACTTTTAACTGTAGGAGGAATTTATTTACATTGACTCTTGATGGGTCATTCCCGCTCCAAATAAGAACACCATCGAAGAATCTCAGCGCATGACGGgcttaaggccgagttatagtcggtcgcgcgatggtcgggcgtcggaaatctggacgcgcgatcataaaaagacacggtttttaggcctcagtcttaggattgcgcgcaagatttccgtcgcgcgaccatcgcgcgaccgactataaaccggcctttaatCTTTTATCAACTGAATGAAAGAGCTTTATACATGCAGCTGTATAGTGTAGTTTCCCCATAACAATTACCGTTACTCTTGTTTTTCATTTACAGGAACAAACATGCGCCGCAGTTGGTACAGAAAAGATGCACGGCTATAAAGACAGAGGTATGTTTTTATTACATCTTTTAATTGTGCGAAGAAATGATCACCTGATAATTACactccttaaagacagtggacactattggtaattgtcaaagactagtatcaCAGTTGGAGtttctcaacattatgcatatcataacaaacctgtgaaaatttgagctcaattggtcgtcgaagttgggagataataatgaaagaaaaaaacacccttgctttcacatgcttgacttcgagacctcaaattccaaatctgaggtatcgaaatcaaattcgtggaaaagtacttctttcttgaaaactacattactttagagggagccgtttctcacaatgttttatactgtcaacctctccccattacttgttacctaGTAAAGTTTTAtcctaaaaattattttgagtaattataccactaagcacaaaaaggaACACAAAAAAACGATCAGTGTTCcaaaaacacattgtgtttCTCAGCAATACTCCAAAAGCAGCAAAGTGCCCTcgccaataatgtccactgtctttaaatcccGACGCACAATACCATTAACGAACTCGGGACACTTTTACCAGACAataaatgaaattgttttacaattCAGATTTCACTCTTGTGACAGATCGAAATTGGCCCTCTGGTGTTTACGGTTTACCAACGCCTACAAGTGGTTGCCCAACTGGAGTCATCTGGGAAACTGGTTCCCGTTATCAAGACACGGAAGACACATATCCGAATAACTACTGGTACCCATCCACTGGTATTCATCTCCTTGGACCGTATGAGGAGAACGACATGACACAGAACTTCTGCATGAAGACATGTGATCATACGGACGAGGCTGAGGGTGACTGGCCGCAGGGGAGATACTGTGTGTTCAAGTACGGACCAAGCTGTCCAAAAAGTAAGGCTTGATTTCCTAAAGAACAACGGATCAAACACTGAATCAatctttgtattgttttgtctgTGCGTCGAAAGTTTCATGTTTTACTACACAGAGAAGACAATAAAAGGTTGAATGCTGAAAAGTCCCCTTTTTCTGCAAGGCTGCCTCTGAATAACCCTTCCGTGTTCCAAAATCGTCTTCCTCCATTTCATGCTTTTAGTCTGACCAATACCACTGTTTATTAAAAACCTGTGTATTAGTACACATTTTGTATTGAGAAAAGTAATAGAAAATAATGCTATTGTTACCCTTGTGACAGTGATGTCGTCTGGTTTCATCTTTTGGGATGACGAAGACAGCAACAACCACAATGACAAGCAAGGCACCGTACCATCAGGAGTGTACGACCAGGATACCCGTATCGACTACTGCTGCATGACCGATGGTGACGTATCCCAGCCGATCAGCTTGCCTACTCAGAATCCTTTCTACCTGTTCCCGTATAACTCGGAGCAGTGCCAGGCCGTCCAATGCATGACTGCGACTCAGGAGTATTTTCGTTGGGACGAGCAAGACAGTCCAACAAGTATTCCAGTCAAATCTGGAGGATCCCATCCGTACCTCACAGCGAGATCTTCGTATGTGTCGCCAAGAGACAACATTGTACACTACTGTTACTATCAAGCCACCGAATCCTTGATTTGCAAATAATGAATTTCCCCATGTTAGTTGGGATTTGTTGGACTGATATTCCTTGTATTTATTTGGGTGGTTTTAATTCCGTACGcgaaaatattatttcatttcaaatcataTCTGCATTCACAACAGTTCCGTCGTATGGTTTATTTGTAGTATGCGCACTATTTTGGCATTGTAAGATATTTTGTAGAGGAAGACTTTTTTTGCAAAGAATCTCGTAAGCGTTTTATTTAActtaaagcatttcatttctGAGTTACCTATATGATTTGTATGTTGTAGACGTTTGGAATCTAATTAACAGCAGACGTTCTGAGTAACTAAATATTGATCAGTCGGTAATTATAAAATCAGTTATATATTGAACCAGTGCACATTACTAACAacacctggcaagtctgcttcCACCAATAAGCGTCATTAGGGTTACAATATTCAGACTGGATGTCTGTTGAATTGGTCAGGAGATAACTTCAGTTGCTGTTATATAACATCATTTGACCCAATTTGAAAAACACGTGTTTGTAGAGTACTCGTCTGGTGGAGTGTTGTTTTAATGATAGTGAAATGTGTTTTGTAACATTATGGGTGTCGCACGCGTGCACCATAATAATTATGCAAACAATCACGTGCCAAGCTATTTATCATTTGACCATTAGCCCACGGTTACTTTtgaataatcaatcaatcaaatcaatcaatcagattATTCCCCAAATCAACAAAAACTGTTTAGAGAGGCACATGTTATTGGGAACATCAACATTTCCCCCAGGTAGACTTGGTTTCAAGTCTGTAATCGTAGtttttagtcgtcctgataTAACCACAGCCTATGTGGGTTGTGAATAAACCTCTGTTATCATAATGCGGGATTCTGCGTAgcttgaacatctgacgtcacacttcgaggatTGTCATTCAGCATTccactatgggtgcgttcgtttagcttccctgggtcgacctcggtgtgctcatccaagtggcgtattttattttttctaggacgaacgtgggcactgATAATTACCTcgcgttcgtcctggaaaagtcgcctattttttcaggacgaacgtgtgcctATATTTACCCACGTTCCACCTGGAATAAATATGCATCATCACGTGACCCTTCtggtggtgacgtcagtgcacctcgggtcagTCCCCAAGTGCCCCGCTTGTGgatagggtcacttgggggctgaccCGAAGTACACTGACGTCACCACCAGAACGGTCACGTGATAatgcgggttttttttcccaggtgGAACGTGGGTaaatatctgcacacgttcgtccttaaaaaaaaaataggcgacttttccaggacgaacgtggggtaattatcAGTGcccacattcgtcctggaaaaaaaaatacgctaCTTTGatgagcacaccggggtcgacccagggaagctaatcgaacgcacccatagagatacgcagtcaaattctactcCAACATACTTGGCCACAGACGTACGTGGACACAGCGTGCAGATGCCCGAAAGAATTGGCCGTCCGAgatgacctcagaccaatcaaaacaaacccagctacggtagcttttagtcactgcatttatccaatggtataattgtatccaatggaatcactggatctgagtagcagatGCCAATTGTCtctatccttgcggataaagacaggggggCCCAATCTAGATTCTGCGTGGCTGATGCATAGAAtaaaccgcagtctcagacttgaattCAAGTCTATCCCCAAGGTTgtgttaaccccccccccaattacaCAACATTAGCAGAAAGTCcattctacaaaaaaaaaatactttgcgTTTTGACGAGAACAGCATTTAGATTTGCCTGTTTTACATTGAAGTACATTGCGCTGACGGAGCCTAAATGACTACTTTTATATTTTTTCACAATGGGGCAACTCATTTTGTGTGACATAAAGTAAATAATTAATTGGTTTTCATATCAGGCATGCTCGTCGTTTACGCATTGGTTTGTACATGCACAAATTTACCTCATTCGCTAaggagtggtgtttttcacttttttacatTTAGGAGAGGAAGGTTCTGACGTAATTTTGCTTctggccttttttttttgtccaggGTGCTGAGTCTTTATCGGCTATTTCGTGAGTTTCGTCCGTTAGAGACGGCTCTACCAACGGTATGCAACACTCAGAGTTTTTAGATTAAGTTTGTTTCAACGTCCAGCCCTTTTTGTTGGCTGTCGATTTGTTGATTTTCCTCCACGCCCAAGGGCGGGTGTTGGTAAAAGTCGGAGGTCGGAGGTAGCCGGAGGTAGCCGGAGGTAGCCGGAGGTTGCGTTAATTGCGTGATATTTAATTTAGAAATATTACTTACACACTCAGAGTGAAGTTTGGAAGACTCTTATGCAGTTTACGGGGATTGTAATTCAATTCTGTACCCAttgggagggggaaaacagcCCCACGGTACGAACCGACTGGTCTGGCCCAAGGGCAGATTTAAATTGTctggaatttgttttaaatctttgGCCAGTCAAATAATGTGATTTTTTCCATTGACACTTGTACACTGATTCCGATCTGATCCTAAATTCTACGTTTCTCTTTATTAAAGTAatgaaatagaattagctgttgcaaacaacttaccaaccaaatggaccgagagtataaatgcaaaaaatagttaaaggcctgacgtttcgaccctagcagagtctttctcgaaggctaaattcAAGTGTAACAAAAGATTAACTTGCTTGTTGCATGCCCTTCATTCCCTTGGCTCTTGTGcttgttgtaaacaaaaatatttctcttttgtattgtttttttttcccccaacacTGGGCCGCCTGCTTCAATTTGTATTGTGAAAGTCataaataaaaccacaaaataaaCTCTTCTCCGGCGCCCTTCAACCAGTTTTAAAACCCTATAATTAATTCGGGAAAACTGGAATCAATTGCCTTGCTATAACACTTCTTTTTTAACATTGATTAATTTAAGTGATGAACTCTTCGTTGCACACGAGAGAGGCACTGCTGgttcaaaaattaccaaatagGCCAAGTCCAAGGAGAACACGGCCGGGCGGTGGGTGCGATGGTGGCTGTGGTGGTGGCTGCGGTGGTGGCTGCAAAGGCAAGACAAACTTTTCTGACCGTGCAGTTGGAAGGGCGCCACCAACTGACGACAGGAATTGTGAGTGGGTTATGAATGCAAGTTCAAGCCGTGGTGCACTCTGCGATGCTGCAACGTTATTTAGGACATGTTTGTTGACAAAGATATGAACAATTCAACCGCCGCAGTGCTTTCTGCATGACT is part of the Asterias rubens chromosome 4, eAstRub1.3, whole genome shotgun sequence genome and harbors:
- the LOC117289585 gene encoding uncharacterized protein LOC117289585, with translation MAGCCLSLVLLFTLVIVSVSNGTFDGLVKHTIESTPFWCVVVDFVLTGNVYKNETFPRQKICKRACHTDPKCISINFQLRGGQCEFSSANHANSSGGLSGKSGWIYIYNSRREQTCAAVGTEKMHGYKDRDRNWPSGVYGLPTPTSGCPTGVIWETGSRYQDTEDTYPNNYWYPSTGIHLLGPYEENDMTQNFCMKTCDHTDEAEGDWPQGRYCVFKYGPSCPKMMSSGFIFWDDEDSNNHNDKQGTVPSGVYDQDTRIDYCCMTDGDVSQPISLPTQNPFYLFPYNSEQCQAVQCMTATQEYFRWDEQDSPTSIPVKSGGSHPYLTARSSYVSPRDNIVHYCYYQATESLICK